A genomic region of Caldisericum sp. contains the following coding sequences:
- the gcvT gene encoding glycine cleavage system aminomethyltransferase GcvT, whose product MENLKRTPLYEEHVKLGAQMTPFAGYEMPLKYTSIKEEHLAVRNALGIFDVSHMGEIELRGKDALKFANYLVTNNVLDMKFGRVKYTPMCYEHGGEVDDLFVYNINEDFVLLVVNASNYEKDLKFVLDHKDGFDVEVLGKTEDYGEVAIQGPKAEEFLKNYFEGSAPLEKLGYFKATYGKLFGVNVLISRTGYTGEDGFEVYASPEEIGIIWNESLKKGEAFGIKPAGLGARDTLRFEVCYWLYGNDIDETTNPFEAGQDFAVKMDKENFVGKVALEKVLKDGIKRKLTGFKVLSGGIPRHGMKIYNEEGIEVGHITSGNMSFIRNEILALGYVKIEYTSIGTHLKVVDSARTFELEVIPTPFIEPRAGKKKV is encoded by the coding sequence ATGGAAAACCTTAAAAGAACACCGCTCTATGAAGAGCATGTAAAACTTGGCGCACAGATGACGCCCTTTGCAGGGTATGAAATGCCTTTGAAGTACACAAGCATTAAGGAAGAGCACCTTGCAGTTAGAAACGCTCTCGGGATTTTTGATGTGTCGCATATGGGAGAAATTGAACTAAGGGGAAAAGATGCCCTCAAATTCGCAAACTACCTCGTTACAAACAATGTCCTTGATATGAAATTTGGAAGGGTAAAATACACCCCAATGTGCTATGAGCATGGCGGAGAGGTTGACGACCTCTTTGTCTACAACATTAACGAGGATTTTGTGCTTCTTGTAGTGAATGCCTCAAACTATGAAAAAGACCTCAAGTTCGTGCTTGACCACAAAGATGGTTTTGATGTTGAAGTGCTTGGAAAAACTGAAGATTACGGTGAAGTTGCAATCCAGGGACCAAAAGCAGAGGAATTTTTGAAAAACTATTTTGAAGGTTCAGCACCTCTTGAAAAACTCGGCTACTTCAAGGCAACATACGGAAAACTTTTTGGAGTTAATGTCCTTATCTCGAGGACTGGCTACACGGGAGAAGATGGCTTTGAGGTTTACGCAAGCCCAGAAGAAATTGGAATCATCTGGAATGAATCCTTAAAGAAAGGTGAAGCATTCGGCATAAAGCCTGCTGGGCTTGGCGCAAGGGATACATTAAGGTTTGAGGTTTGTTATTGGCTCTACGGGAACGATATTGATGAAACAACAAACCCCTTTGAAGCAGGACAGGACTTTGCAGTAAAAATGGATAAGGAAAACTTTGTTGGAAAGGTTGCACTTGAAAAAGTTTTGAAGGATGGTATTAAAAGAAAACTTACAGGTTTCAAGGTGCTCTCGGGTGGGATTCCACGCCACGGTATGAAGATATATAACGAAGAAGGCATTGAAGTGGGACACATAACATCAGGAAATATGTCATTTATCCGAAACGAAATCCTTGCACTTGGATATGTAAAGATTGAATACACAAGCATTGGAACACATTTGAAGGTAGTTGATTCCGCCCGCACATTTGAGTTAGAAGTAATTCCAACACCATTTATTGAGCCAAGAGCAGGAAAGAAAAAAGTTTGA
- a CDS encoding pyridoxal phosphate-dependent aminotransferase, with translation MKISKMIQRAGTETAFEMLAKAKELERQGKSVVHFEIGEPDFNTPENVKEAGIKAIKENYTHYSPTQGILELREAVAEYISKTRDIKVTPDEVIITPGGKDVIFSTMLSLLDEGDEAIYPNPGYPIYESAIKLVGAKPVPMPLREENDFAFDRHEFEKLVTPKTRLIVINSPANPTGGILSYEDLEFIADIAKKNDIMILSDEIYSRIIYEGKFVSIASLPGMKERTIILDGFSKTYAMTGWRLGYAVANKEVIEALKRVAVNSFSCVATFVQMAGVEALRGPQDEVEKMRKEYEERRNLIIKGLNEIPGFSVKMPKGAFYAFPNVKKLGKPSKELADYLLYEAGVCTLSGTAFGEYGEGYLRFSYATSKENIIEGLKRVKQAIEKIA, from the coding sequence ATGAAAATATCAAAGATGATTCAAAGAGCAGGAACAGAAACTGCCTTTGAAATGCTTGCAAAAGCAAAAGAACTTGAACGTCAAGGGAAAAGTGTTGTCCACTTTGAAATTGGAGAGCCAGATTTTAACACCCCTGAAAATGTAAAAGAAGCAGGAATAAAAGCAATTAAGGAAAATTATACACACTACTCCCCAACCCAGGGCATTCTTGAATTAAGAGAAGCAGTTGCAGAATACATCTCAAAGACAAGAGACATTAAAGTTACACCTGACGAAGTTATTATAACTCCAGGCGGTAAGGATGTAATTTTCAGCACAATGCTTTCACTTCTCGACGAGGGGGACGAAGCAATATATCCAAACCCAGGATATCCAATCTATGAATCAGCAATAAAACTTGTTGGCGCAAAGCCAGTGCCAATGCCACTCAGGGAAGAAAACGATTTTGCATTCGACAGACATGAATTTGAAAAACTTGTAACGCCAAAAACAAGGTTGATTGTTATTAATTCCCCTGCAAACCCAACTGGCGGCATCCTTTCCTACGAAGACCTTGAGTTCATCGCAGACATCGCAAAGAAAAACGACATAATGATTCTTTCAGATGAAATCTATTCAAGGATCATCTACGAAGGAAAATTTGTAAGCATTGCTTCACTTCCCGGCATGAAGGAAAGGACAATAATACTTGATGGGTTCTCAAAGACTTACGCAATGACAGGTTGGAGACTTGGTTATGCAGTTGCAAACAAAGAGGTAATTGAGGCACTTAAGAGAGTTGCAGTAAACTCTTTCTCCTGTGTTGCAACATTCGTGCAGATGGCAGGTGTTGAAGCACTCCGTGGACCACAGGATGAGGTAGAAAAGATGAGGAAAGAATATGAGGAAAGAAGAAACCTCATTATTAAGGGCTTGAACGAAATTCCAGGCTTCTCAGTTAAGATGCCAAAGGGTGCATTCTATGCATTCCCCAATGTCAAGAAACTTGGAAAACCATCCAAGGAACTTGCAGATTACCTGCTCTACGAAGCAGGCGTGTGCACTCTCTCAGGCACTGCCTTTGGCGAATATGGTGAAGGTTATCTAAGGTTCTCTTACGCAACCTCCAAGGAGAACATTATTGAGGGGCTTAAGAGAGTAAAACAGGCAATTGAAAAGATCGCATAG
- a CDS encoding MBL fold metallo-hydrolase — translation MALIKFLGTAGARFVVAKQLRYSAGTVIKSKNATLILDPGPGTLLRLSSARPKVPIETVDGIILTHLHLDHSTDANIILDSITEGGLKTFGVIFTTDEALNSENRVILPFLRPHLQGIYTFEHKKSFEFKDIKFTSFKHNHTAETYGIRLEIEGKVVSFVVDTLFFNELLDYYKDSDYLILNVVRVSEKEGVMHLTVTDVEKFIKYANPKKVIMTHFGMTMLRANPEKVAESLSEKYGIEVIAAYDGLTVEF, via the coding sequence ATGGCACTAATAAAATTTTTGGGAACTGCTGGTGCACGCTTTGTTGTTGCAAAGCAGTTACGCTACTCTGCAGGCACAGTTATAAAAAGCAAAAACGCAACCCTTATCCTTGACCCGGGTCCCGGGACACTTTTAAGGCTTTCCTCTGCACGCCCAAAAGTCCCAATTGAGACAGTTGACGGTATAATCTTAACGCACCTTCACCTCGACCACTCAACCGATGCAAACATAATCCTTGATTCGATTACAGAAGGTGGTCTAAAGACTTTCGGCGTTATCTTTACAACAGATGAAGCCCTCAATTCAGAAAATAGGGTTATTCTTCCATTTCTTCGACCGCACCTTCAGGGAATATATACTTTTGAACACAAAAAATCTTTTGAGTTTAAGGACATAAAGTTCACATCTTTTAAGCATAATCACACTGCAGAAACCTATGGTATAAGGTTAGAAATAGAAGGAAAAGTTGTTTCCTTTGTTGTTGATACGCTCTTCTTTAACGAACTTTTAGATTATTACAAAGATTCCGACTATCTTATTCTGAATGTAGTGAGAGTTTCTGAAAAAGAAGGTGTTATGCATCTAACGGTTACGGATGTAGAGAAGTTTATAAAATATGCAAATCCAAAAAAAGTAATAATGACTCACTTTGGGATGACAATGCTAAGGGCAAATCCCGAAAAAGTTGCGGAGTCCCTTTCGGAAAAATATGGTATAGAAGTTATTGCTGCATACGATGGATTGACAGTCGAATTTTAG
- a CDS encoding patatin-like phospholipase family protein produces the protein MKLGLVLSGGGARGLAHIGVLRALEESGIHPDIITGASMGGIVGALYALNINATELQSMLTDLNFDELLEARNFFYSQKANKILNSVIQQTALIPLFTKLGFDSGRKIRKVFKELTHDKEFKDLKIPFACVAVDLITERLITLNSGKLYEAMYATGAIPPYLEPLEKDGMLLADGGILSNAPVDAAKEMGADKVIVVDVNPLQTFRRKENYKNAFDIILRVLDTTLDALYIDDLAKADYLIQIPLNFDIFEFDKKDEIVKIGYMVGKESILAKNLKSLKSK, from the coding sequence ATGAAATTAGGGTTGGTTTTGTCAGGTGGCGGTGCAAGAGGGCTTGCACATATTGGTGTTCTAAGGGCACTTGAAGAAAGTGGCATTCATCCTGATATAATTACCGGGGCTTCAATGGGTGGAATTGTTGGGGCACTTTACGCACTCAACATTAACGCAACGGAACTCCAGTCGATGCTAACGGATTTGAACTTTGATGAACTGCTTGAAGCAAGAAACTTCTTTTACTCTCAAAAGGCAAACAAGATTCTTAATTCTGTGATACAACAAACAGCACTTATACCCTTGTTCACAAAATTAGGCTTTGATTCTGGAAGAAAAATAAGAAAAGTTTTTAAGGAGTTAACACATGATAAGGAATTTAAGGACCTCAAAATCCCATTTGCATGCGTTGCAGTGGATTTGATTACCGAGCGCCTCATTACCCTTAACTCAGGAAAACTTTACGAGGCAATGTATGCAACAGGTGCTATACCTCCTTATCTTGAGCCCCTTGAGAAAGATGGTATGCTTCTTGCAGATGGAGGAATCCTTTCTAACGCACCGGTTGATGCTGCAAAAGAGATGGGTGCAGATAAGGTAATCGTAGTTGATGTGAACCCGCTTCAAACATTTAGAAGGAAGGAAAACTATAAAAACGCATTTGATATTATTTTACGTGTCCTCGATACAACTCTTGATGCACTCTACATTGACGACCTTGCTAAGGCTGACTACCTAATCCAGATTCCGCTAAATTTTGATATTTTTGAGTTTGATAAAAAGGATGAGATTGTAAAAATTGGGTATATGGTTGGAAAAGAAAGTATTCTTGCTAAGAATTTGAAGTCATTGAAGTCGAAATAA
- a CDS encoding MFS transporter, which produces MGKNNSTNSFSENKASEVSIFKESNFYAAILVTTTAVLGISSLSSALPRLAECFKVPDESIGLILLFFTLPGIIFSPILGYLSDKFGRKIVLAFALFVFGLGSLGYFAKDFETLLIIRFIQGIGASTLLSLNVAILGDTFKDRALKFALGINGVVTSIALTVFPILGGILSDINPKSPFLLSMFSFVAFALLFVLLKESKRVDYENKVSVPLTNALKGKLLLVFLGTIITFIGLYGAYLNYFSFLTKYRFLMSGTLTGIFMGISSLVAAFVSFEIEKITEFFKDEVVYVSAFAFYSISMVLFLFSTNYLFLTFGSIAFGVAQGINIPLTPHLINKFTDEKIRGFTMTVNGSMVNLGQTLGPAIFSLAYKFSKLNGVFLLGFVVSLSGVLLTLKLISTSMTSNS; this is translated from the coding sequence TTGGGAAAAAACAATTCTACAAACTCGTTTTCTGAGAATAAAGCAAGCGAAGTTTCGATTTTTAAGGAAAGCAATTTTTATGCAGCAATTCTTGTTACAACCACTGCCGTTTTAGGCATTTCGAGTCTGTCATCGGCGTTACCAAGACTTGCAGAGTGCTTCAAAGTGCCTGACGAATCAATCGGGCTTATACTCCTTTTCTTTACGCTTCCCGGTATAATTTTTTCACCAATACTTGGGTATCTCTCGGATAAATTTGGAAGAAAAATCGTTTTAGCCTTTGCCCTCTTTGTCTTTGGGCTGGGGTCATTGGGTTACTTTGCAAAAGACTTCGAAACGCTCCTTATAATCCGTTTTATACAGGGCATTGGTGCATCTACTTTGCTTTCGCTTAATGTTGCAATCCTTGGAGATACTTTTAAAGACCGTGCCCTCAAATTTGCACTTGGCATAAACGGCGTTGTAACTTCTATTGCTTTAACTGTATTTCCAATCCTTGGAGGGATTCTTTCAGATATAAATCCAAAAAGCCCATTCCTTCTTTCGATGTTTTCGTTTGTTGCTTTTGCACTTCTTTTTGTGCTTCTTAAGGAAAGTAAAAGGGTGGATTATGAAAACAAAGTGAGTGTCCCCCTTACAAATGCCTTGAAAGGAAAACTTTTGCTTGTGTTTTTAGGGACAATCATTACATTTATTGGGCTTTATGGAGCGTATCTCAATTACTTTTCATTTTTAACAAAGTATAGGTTCTTGATGTCGGGGACGCTTACAGGTATTTTTATGGGGATTTCTTCGCTTGTTGCAGCTTTTGTTTCTTTTGAGATAGAAAAAATTACAGAGTTTTTCAAAGACGAGGTTGTTTATGTCTCTGCGTTTGCCTTCTATAGTATCTCCATGGTTTTGTTTTTATTCTCCACAAATTATTTGTTTCTTACGTTTGGTTCAATTGCTTTTGGTGTTGCTCAGGGCATAAATATTCCTCTTACGCCACACCTCATAAACAAGTTCACAGATGAAAAAATAAGGGGCTTCACAATGACTGTAAACGGCTCTATGGTAAATTTGGGACAGACGCTTGGTCCTGCAATTTTTAGCCTTGCATATAAATTTTCAAAATTAAATGGCGTATTTCTTCTTGGGTTTGTTGTTTCTCTTTCAGGAGTTCTTTTAACACTAAAACTTATTTCGACTTCAATGACTTCAAATTCTTAG